A genome region from Geodermatophilus bullaregiensis includes the following:
- the alc gene encoding allantoicase, with protein sequence MTDFLRLADLAVRTQGGAVVSANDESFAAKENLVLPGPAQARPDFGHRGKEYDGWETRRRREPGSDWAVVRLGMPGVVRGVVVDTAFFLGNYPLQASLEGASVEGHPPASALADTEWVPLLPLSPLEGGTANAFPVEAGPRVTHVRLSIHPDGGVARLRVHGEVVPDPRLLDAGPLDLAALENGGVVTGVSNDFYGSPHQLIGRGVARSMGEGWENARRRDDGNDWVEVALACEGEVTLAELDTSYFLGNAPGAASLTGTTAGGAEVGLLPRTPLQPDTRHRFLLPGGPGVTRVRMDVFPDGGMARLRLWGRPTGAGRAALHRRWEETALGSRRSG encoded by the coding sequence GTGACCGACTTCCTGCGCCTGGCCGACCTGGCCGTCCGCACGCAGGGCGGCGCCGTCGTCAGCGCCAACGACGAGTCCTTCGCCGCCAAGGAGAACCTCGTGCTGCCCGGGCCGGCGCAGGCGCGCCCGGACTTCGGGCACCGCGGCAAGGAGTACGACGGCTGGGAGACCCGCCGGCGCCGCGAGCCGGGCAGCGACTGGGCGGTCGTGCGGCTCGGGATGCCCGGGGTCGTGCGCGGCGTCGTCGTCGACACCGCGTTCTTCCTCGGCAACTACCCGCTGCAGGCGTCGCTGGAGGGTGCCTCGGTGGAGGGGCACCCGCCGGCCTCGGCACTGGCGGACACCGAGTGGGTGCCGCTGCTGCCGCTCTCCCCGCTGGAGGGCGGCACGGCCAACGCCTTCCCCGTCGAGGCGGGACCGCGGGTGACCCACGTGCGGCTGAGCATCCACCCCGACGGCGGGGTGGCGCGGCTGCGGGTGCACGGCGAGGTGGTGCCCGACCCGCGGCTGCTCGACGCCGGCCCGCTCGACCTCGCGGCGCTGGAGAACGGCGGCGTGGTCACCGGCGTGAGCAACGACTTCTACGGCAGCCCGCACCAGCTCATCGGCCGCGGCGTGGCCCGGTCCATGGGCGAGGGCTGGGAGAACGCCCGCCGCCGCGACGACGGCAACGACTGGGTCGAGGTGGCGCTGGCCTGCGAGGGCGAGGTGACCCTGGCCGAGCTCGACACCTCCTACTTCCTGGGCAACGCGCCCGGTGCGGCGTCGCTGACCGGCACCACCGCCGGCGGTGCGGAGGTCGGGCTGCTGCCGCGCACGCCGCTGCAGCCCGACACCCGCCACCGCTTCCTGCTGCCCGGCGGTCCCGGCGTCACCCGGGTGCGCATGGACGTCTTCCCCGACGGCGGCATGGCCCGGCTGCGGCTGTGGGGCCGCCCGACCGGGGCCGGCCGCGCCGCGCTGCACCGGCGCTGGGAGGAGACCGCGCTCGGGTCGCGCCGGAGCGGGTAG
- a CDS encoding SDR family NAD(P)-dependent oxidoreductase, giving the protein MATIAITGSTDGIGRAAARRLVAGGHTVVLHARTEARGAPVADELGRLGSVRLVTGDLADLDQVRSLAGALGRQGDLDVLVHNAGVWPPEGAPPSRQGHELAFAVNALAPHLLTALLHERVRERLVFLGSGMVGSGRVDADDLGSPRPPRRAYADSKALDVVLALAWARRLPSLRVGAVDPGWVRTKLASPGAPGDVEDGGGRVARAAAGEWAGGYTAGSSRARIPRALEDPGLQDRVVAAMDRLAGLTG; this is encoded by the coding sequence GTGGCGACGATCGCGATCACCGGCTCCACCGACGGCATCGGCCGCGCGGCCGCGCGGCGGCTGGTGGCCGGCGGGCACACCGTCGTCCTGCACGCCCGCACCGAGGCCCGCGGCGCGCCGGTCGCCGACGAGCTCGGCCGGCTCGGCAGCGTCCGGTTGGTCACCGGCGACCTGGCCGACCTCGACCAGGTGCGCTCGCTCGCCGGTGCACTGGGGCGGCAGGGGGACCTCGACGTGCTCGTCCACAACGCCGGCGTGTGGCCGCCGGAGGGGGCGCCGCCCAGCCGGCAGGGACACGAGCTCGCCTTCGCCGTCAACGCGCTCGCCCCGCACCTGCTCACCGCGCTGCTGCACGAGCGGGTGCGCGAGCGCCTGGTCTTCCTCGGCAGCGGCATGGTCGGCTCGGGCCGCGTCGACGCCGACGACCTCGGCAGCCCGCGCCCGCCGCGGCGCGCCTACGCCGACTCCAAGGCGCTCGACGTCGTCCTGGCGCTGGCCTGGGCCCGCCGCCTGCCCTCCCTGCGCGTGGGCGCGGTCGACCCGGGCTGGGTGCGCACCAAGCTGGCCTCACCGGGGGCGCCGGGGGACGTCGAGGACGGTGGCGGGCGGGTGGCGCGGGCCGCGGCCGGTGAGTGGGCCGGCGGCTACACCGCCGGGAGCTCCCGGGCGCGGATCCCGCGCGCGCTGGAGGACCCCGGGCTGCAGGACCGGGTGGTGGCCGCCATGGACCGTCTGGCCGGGCTCACGGGCTGA
- a CDS encoding helix-turn-helix domain-containing protein, producing MVRLPLTPAEVERGRRLGALLRRARGQRSMLHTALEAGVSPETLRKIESGRVATPAFPTVAAIAGVLGLSLDALWAEVDQRDGGVGPAGPARHAGERWVS from the coding sequence GTGGTCCGGTTGCCGCTCACCCCCGCCGAGGTCGAACGCGGACGGCGCCTCGGCGCCCTCCTGCGACGTGCCCGGGGACAGCGGTCGATGCTCCACACCGCACTGGAGGCGGGGGTCTCCCCCGAGACGCTCCGGAAGATCGAGTCCGGGCGCGTGGCCACGCCCGCCTTCCCGACCGTCGCGGCGATCGCCGGCGTCCTCGGCCTCTCCCTCGACGCGCTGTGGGCGGAGGTCGACCAGCGGGACGGCGGGGTCGGACCCGCGGGACCTGCTCGCCACGCAGGTGAGCGGTGGGTCTCGTAG
- the map gene encoding type I methionyl aminopeptidase gives MIEVFDPTELPRAREAGALVAGILQTLRSRCEVGTDLLEIDAWARAMITEAGAQSCYVDYAPSFGRGRFGHHVCTSVNDAVLHGLPHPYALADGDLLTLDLAVSLGGVVADSAISFVVGESASPESVALIGATERALSAGIAAARPGARIGDVSSAIGAVLGEAGYRVNTEFGGHGVGSTMHQDPHVPNTGRPGRGYRLRPGLLLALEPWVMADTAELVTDPDGWTLRSATGCRTAHSEHTIAVTDDGAEVLTSPERARPSATR, from the coding sequence GTGATCGAGGTCTTCGACCCGACGGAGCTGCCCCGGGCGAGGGAGGCGGGTGCCCTCGTCGCCGGCATCCTGCAGACGCTGAGGAGCCGCTGCGAGGTGGGCACCGACCTGCTGGAGATCGACGCGTGGGCCCGGGCCATGATCACCGAGGCCGGAGCGCAGTCCTGCTACGTCGACTACGCGCCGTCCTTCGGGCGCGGGCGGTTCGGTCACCACGTCTGCACGTCGGTCAACGACGCCGTGCTGCACGGGCTGCCCCACCCCTACGCGCTCGCCGACGGTGACCTGCTGACGCTGGACCTCGCCGTCTCCCTGGGCGGGGTCGTCGCGGACTCCGCCATCAGCTTCGTCGTGGGGGAGTCGGCGTCCCCGGAGAGCGTCGCGCTGATCGGTGCGACGGAGCGCGCGCTGAGCGCGGGGATCGCCGCGGCCCGCCCCGGAGCCCGCATCGGGGACGTCTCCTCCGCCATCGGCGCGGTCCTCGGCGAGGCGGGGTACCGGGTCAACACCGAGTTCGGCGGTCACGGCGTCGGCTCGACGATGCACCAGGACCCGCACGTCCCGAACACCGGGCGACCCGGTCGCGGGTACCGGCTGCGCCCCGGGCTCCTGCTGGCGCTGGAGCCGTGGGTCATGGCCGACACCGCCGAGCTCGTCACCGATCCCGACGGCTGGACGCTGCGGAGCGCAACGGGCTGCCGGACCGCGCACAGCGAGCACACGATCGCCGTCACCGACGACGGGGCCGAGGTCCTCACCTCGCCGGAGCGGGCGCGGCCGTCCGCCACGCGATGA
- the pucD gene encoding xanthine dehydrogenase subunit D, which translates to MSAPTRTPSGAPAHLTGAGGGRVGDDAQRPDGVLKVRGEFAYGSDLWMEDMLWGVTLRSPHPYARIRSVDLGAALAVPGVHAVLTSDDVPGEKVYGLELADQPVLAVDVVRYQGEPVALVAADHPETARLAASRIQVDYEVWEPVTDARVALGHPTPDRPDTSPPRDQVHDAPAEVTELSRESAHLHPQGNLVRHLKVRKGDPEPAADVVVVGEYEVGMQDQAFLGPESGLAVPAEDGGVELYVATQWLHVDQRQICSALGLPPERVRLTLAGVGGAFGGREDLSMHVHACLLALHTGRPVKMSYNREESFFGHVHRHPATMRYEHGATRDGDLVYVRAAIYFDGGAYASSTPAVVGNGGTMGVGPYVVPNVHVDCYGAYTNNPPCGAMRGFGSVQTAFAYESQMDALAAELGMDPVELRCRNAMEEGSPTPTGQVIDSPAPVAELLRRLQAMPLPPEAATGDDVDLRDMPGGVSNTTHGEGVRRGVGYAVAYKNVAFSEGYDDHSTARVRLEVVGGEAVATVHTAAAEVGQGLVTVEQQIARTELGVEQVTVHPKDTSVGSAGSTSASRQTYVTGGAVKAACEAVRARVLERARTVVGRPVADLRLDGGEVVSDAEGIAVPLADVLGDEAVEETLEWRHRPTEAVDPETGQGFAHVQYAFSAHRAVVDVDTELGLVKVVEMACTQDVGKAINPQAVVGQIQGGTAQGLGLAVMEEILIRDGRVQNPSFTDYLIPTVLDMPPMRIEVLECADPHAPYGLRGVGEAPNISSGPAVLAAIRAATGLPLTRVPVRPEHLTGT; encoded by the coding sequence GTGAGCGCCCCCACCCGCACCCCGAGCGGGGCGCCGGCCCACCTCACCGGCGCGGGCGGCGGACGGGTCGGCGACGACGCGCAGCGCCCCGACGGCGTCCTCAAGGTCCGCGGCGAGTTCGCCTACGGCAGCGACCTGTGGATGGAGGACATGCTCTGGGGCGTCACGCTGCGCAGCCCGCACCCCTACGCCCGCATCCGGTCCGTCGACCTCGGCGCGGCGCTGGCCGTCCCCGGCGTGCACGCCGTCCTCACCTCCGACGACGTGCCGGGCGAGAAGGTCTACGGCCTCGAGCTCGCCGACCAGCCGGTCCTCGCGGTCGACGTCGTCCGCTACCAGGGCGAGCCGGTCGCGCTGGTCGCCGCCGACCACCCGGAGACCGCCCGTCTGGCCGCCTCCCGGATCCAGGTCGACTACGAGGTGTGGGAGCCGGTCACCGACGCGCGTGTGGCCCTGGGTCACCCGACACCCGACCGCCCGGACACGTCCCCACCCAGGGACCAGGTGCACGACGCCCCGGCGGAGGTCACGGAGCTGAGCCGGGAGAGCGCCCACCTGCACCCGCAGGGCAACCTGGTGCGCCACCTCAAGGTCCGCAAGGGCGACCCGGAGCCGGCCGCCGACGTCGTGGTGGTAGGCGAGTACGAGGTCGGCATGCAGGACCAGGCGTTCCTCGGCCCCGAGTCCGGGCTGGCCGTCCCCGCCGAGGACGGCGGCGTCGAGCTCTACGTCGCCACCCAGTGGCTGCACGTCGACCAGCGCCAGATCTGCTCGGCCCTCGGCCTGCCGCCCGAGCGGGTGCGGCTGACCCTGGCCGGCGTGGGCGGGGCCTTCGGCGGCCGCGAGGACCTCTCGATGCACGTGCACGCCTGCCTCCTGGCGCTGCACACCGGCCGGCCGGTGAAGATGTCCTACAACCGCGAGGAGTCCTTCTTCGGCCACGTGCACCGCCACCCGGCGACCATGCGCTACGAGCACGGCGCGACCCGGGACGGCGACCTGGTCTACGTGCGGGCGGCGATCTACTTCGACGGCGGGGCCTACGCCTCCAGCACCCCGGCGGTCGTGGGCAACGGCGGCACGATGGGCGTGGGCCCCTACGTCGTCCCGAACGTGCACGTCGACTGCTACGGCGCCTACACCAACAACCCGCCGTGCGGCGCCATGCGCGGCTTCGGGTCGGTGCAGACCGCGTTCGCCTACGAGTCGCAGATGGACGCGCTCGCCGCCGAGCTGGGCATGGACCCGGTCGAGCTGCGCTGCCGCAACGCCATGGAGGAGGGGTCGCCGACCCCCACCGGCCAGGTGATCGACAGCCCGGCCCCCGTCGCCGAGCTGCTCCGCCGGCTGCAGGCCATGCCGCTGCCGCCGGAGGCCGCGACCGGCGACGACGTCGACCTGCGCGACATGCCGGGTGGGGTCTCCAACACCACGCACGGCGAGGGCGTGCGGCGCGGCGTCGGGTACGCCGTCGCGTACAAGAACGTGGCCTTCTCCGAGGGCTACGACGACCACTCCACCGCGCGGGTGCGCCTGGAGGTCGTCGGCGGCGAGGCGGTCGCGACCGTGCACACCGCCGCGGCCGAGGTGGGCCAGGGGCTGGTGACCGTCGAGCAGCAGATCGCCCGCACCGAGCTGGGCGTCGAGCAGGTCACCGTGCACCCCAAGGACACCTCCGTCGGGTCGGCCGGGTCCACCTCGGCGTCCCGGCAGACCTACGTCACCGGCGGGGCGGTCAAGGCCGCGTGCGAGGCGGTCCGCGCCCGGGTGCTGGAGCGGGCGCGGACCGTCGTCGGGCGGCCGGTGGCCGACCTGCGGCTGGACGGCGGCGAGGTGGTGTCCGACGCCGAGGGCATCGCGGTCCCGCTGGCCGACGTGCTCGGCGACGAGGCGGTCGAGGAGACCCTGGAGTGGCGGCACCGCCCCACCGAGGCGGTCGACCCCGAGACCGGCCAGGGCTTCGCGCACGTGCAGTACGCGTTCTCCGCGCACCGGGCGGTGGTCGACGTCGACACCGAGCTCGGGCTGGTCAAGGTCGTGGAGATGGCCTGCACCCAGGACGTCGGCAAGGCGATCAACCCGCAGGCGGTCGTCGGCCAGATCCAGGGCGGCACCGCGCAGGGGCTCGGGCTGGCGGTCATGGAGGAGATCCTGATCCGGGACGGCCGGGTGCAGAACCCGTCGTTCACCGACTACCTGATCCCGACCGTCCTCGACATGCCGCCGATGCGCATCGAGGTGCTGGAGTGCGCCGACCCGCACGCCCCCTACGGCCTGCGCGGGGTCGGCGAGGCGCCCAACATCTCCTCCGGCCCGGCGGTGCTGGCCGCGATCCGCGCCGCGACCGGCCTCCCGCTCACCCGCGTGCCGGTCCGCCCGGAGCACCTGACGGGGACGTGA
- a CDS encoding (2Fe-2S)-binding protein: MRLTCTVNGTEQQVDDVWEGESLLYVLRERMGLPGSKNACEQGECGSCTVYLDGLPVCACLVAAGQAEGRAIGTVEGLTDGDTGQLHPVQQAFLDAGAVQCGFCTPGLLVATDDLVGRSLAEGRKPADAEIREALAGNLCRCTGYEKILDAVRLAADRMSEAGR; encoded by the coding sequence GTGCGCCTGACCTGCACCGTCAACGGCACCGAGCAGCAGGTGGACGACGTCTGGGAGGGCGAGAGCCTGCTCTACGTCCTCCGCGAGCGGATGGGCCTGCCCGGGTCGAAGAACGCCTGCGAGCAGGGCGAGTGCGGCTCGTGCACCGTCTACCTCGACGGGCTGCCGGTCTGCGCCTGCCTGGTCGCCGCGGGACAGGCCGAGGGCCGCGCGATCGGCACCGTCGAGGGCCTGACCGACGGGGACACCGGTCAGCTGCACCCGGTGCAGCAGGCCTTCCTCGACGCCGGCGCCGTCCAGTGCGGCTTCTGCACCCCCGGGCTGCTGGTGGCCACCGACGACCTGGTCGGCCGCTCCCTGGCCGAGGGGCGCAAGCCGGCGGACGCCGAGATCCGCGAGGCGCTGGCCGGCAACCTCTGCCGGTGCACCGGCTACGAGAAGATCCTCGACGCCGTCCGGCTCGCCGCCGACCGGATGAGCGAGGCCGGGCGGTGA
- a CDS encoding FAD binding domain-containing protein has protein sequence MHFLQPATWAEALEARAAHPDAVAIAGGTDVMVAVNFGRLRPARLLDLTRVEDLRQWGPEDGAVRLGAGVPYARVITELGDRLPGLAMAARTIGSPQIRNRGTVGGNLATASPAGDAHPALLAADAEVEVASVRGSRRIPVADFYTGVKRTAMADDELIAAVRIVPPSGPQQYSKIGTRNAMVIAVAAFGLALHPARRAVGTGIGSAAPTPRRAPAAEEFLAAELDGLWDSRAELPAATATRFGELVAAAAAPIDDVRGTARYRVHALSVMARRALTWAWSDYRNDSVREA, from the coding sequence ATGCACTTCCTGCAGCCCGCGACGTGGGCGGAGGCGCTGGAGGCCAGGGCCGCCCACCCCGACGCCGTCGCGATCGCGGGGGGCACCGACGTCATGGTCGCGGTCAACTTCGGCCGGCTGCGGCCCGCGCGGCTCCTGGACCTCACCCGGGTCGAGGACCTCCGGCAGTGGGGTCCCGAGGACGGCGCCGTCCGGCTCGGTGCCGGCGTCCCCTACGCCCGGGTGATCACCGAGCTGGGCGACCGGCTGCCCGGCCTGGCGATGGCCGCCCGCACCATCGGCTCGCCGCAGATCCGCAACCGGGGCACCGTCGGCGGCAACCTGGCCACCGCCTCGCCGGCCGGCGACGCGCACCCGGCCCTGCTGGCCGCCGACGCCGAGGTCGAGGTGGCGTCGGTCCGCGGCAGCCGCCGAATCCCGGTCGCCGACTTCTACACCGGCGTCAAGCGCACGGCGATGGCCGACGACGAGCTCATCGCCGCCGTCCGGATCGTCCCGCCGAGCGGCCCGCAGCAGTACAGCAAGATCGGCACCCGCAACGCGATGGTCATCGCCGTCGCCGCGTTCGGGCTGGCGCTGCACCCCGCCCGGCGGGCCGTCGGCACCGGCATCGGGTCGGCCGCGCCGACGCCGCGCCGCGCCCCCGCCGCCGAGGAGTTCCTCGCCGCCGAGCTCGACGGCCTGTGGGACTCCCGCGCCGAGCTCCCGGCCGCCACCGCCACCCGCTTCGGCGAGCTGGTCGCCGCGGCGGCGGCACCGATCGACGACGTCCGCGGCACCGCCCGCTACCGCGTCCACGCGCTGTCGGTCATGGCCCGCCGCGCGCTGACCTGGGCCTGGTCCGACTACCGCAACGACTCCGTGAGGGAGGCCTGA
- a CDS encoding 8-oxoguanine deaminase, with the protein METTAPADLLVTDADLVATVDDDRREVAGGWVAVTGGVVSGIGGPGDPRPAAVRTVDARGCLVTPGLVNTHHHLYQNLTRSFAPALTGGLFDWLVTLYPLWARLDEEAAHVSAYVGLTELALAGCTTSTDHLYVHPRGAGDLIGAQVRAAQDLGVRSHFTRGSMSLSAKDGGLPPDTVVQDDDEILAESQRLVAAHHDRSPTALTRIALAPCSPFSVSTSLMTRTAELAEQLDVRLHTHLAETQDEDAFCLERFGRRPVDYLADVGWMSDRVWLAHVVWPSPDEVRRLGAARVGAAHCPSSNMVLGSGLAPVAELRAAGAPVGLGVDGSSSADAASLWLEARTAMLQGKLRHGAGSFTARDALEIATRGGAACLGRTGEIGQLSVGACGDLAVWPLTGPAFAGALSDPVEAWLRCGPVAARHTVVGGRLVVEDGVPVHPGLDEQLAVHRRVSQRIQLEDPAAPHRSRARGGPLQRGR; encoded by the coding sequence GTGGAGACGACCGCGCCCGCCGACCTGCTCGTGACCGACGCCGACCTCGTGGCCACCGTCGACGACGACCGGCGGGAGGTCGCCGGCGGCTGGGTGGCGGTGACCGGCGGCGTGGTCAGCGGGATCGGCGGACCCGGTGACCCGCGGCCGGCCGCCGTCCGCACGGTCGACGCGCGCGGCTGCCTGGTGACGCCCGGGCTGGTCAACACCCACCACCACCTCTACCAGAACCTCACCCGCTCCTTCGCCCCCGCGCTGACCGGCGGCCTGTTCGACTGGCTGGTCACCCTCTACCCGCTGTGGGCGCGGCTGGACGAGGAGGCCGCCCACGTCTCGGCGTACGTGGGCCTGACCGAGCTGGCGCTGGCCGGCTGCACCACCTCGACCGACCACCTCTACGTGCACCCGCGCGGGGCCGGCGACCTGATCGGCGCGCAGGTGCGGGCCGCCCAGGACCTGGGGGTGCGGTCGCACTTCACCCGCGGCTCGATGTCGCTGTCGGCCAAGGACGGCGGGCTGCCGCCGGACACCGTCGTCCAGGACGACGACGAGATCCTGGCCGAGTCGCAGCGGCTGGTGGCCGCCCACCACGACCGCTCGCCGACGGCGCTGACCCGCATCGCGCTGGCGCCGTGCTCGCCGTTCAGCGTGTCGACGTCGCTCATGACGCGGACGGCGGAGCTGGCCGAGCAGCTCGACGTCCGGCTGCACACCCACCTCGCCGAGACGCAGGACGAGGACGCGTTCTGCCTGGAGCGCTTCGGCCGCCGTCCGGTCGACTACCTGGCCGACGTCGGGTGGATGAGCGACCGGGTGTGGCTGGCGCACGTCGTCTGGCCCTCGCCCGACGAGGTGCGCCGGCTCGGTGCCGCGCGGGTCGGGGCGGCGCACTGCCCGTCGTCGAACATGGTGCTGGGCAGCGGGCTGGCGCCGGTGGCCGAGCTGCGGGCGGCCGGGGCGCCGGTGGGGCTGGGCGTGGACGGGTCGTCGTCGGCCGACGCCGCGTCGCTGTGGCTGGAGGCCCGCACGGCGATGCTGCAGGGCAAGCTCCGGCACGGCGCCGGGTCGTTCACCGCCCGGGACGCGCTGGAGATCGCCACCCGCGGCGGCGCGGCCTGCCTCGGGCGGACCGGCGAGATCGGGCAGCTGTCGGTCGGGGCGTGCGGCGACCTCGCCGTCTGGCCGCTGACGGGGCCGGCCTTCGCCGGCGCGCTGTCGGACCCGGTGGAGGCCTGGCTGCGGTGCGGGCCGGTGGCCGCGCGGCACACCGTCGTCGGCGGGCGGCTGGTGGTGGAGGACGGCGTCCCGGTGCACCCGGGCCTCGACGAGCAGCTCGCCGTCCACCGCCGGGTGTCGCAGCGCATCCAGCTGGAGGACCCCGCTGCCCCCCACCGCTCGCGAGCTCGCGGCGGGCCCCTGCAGCGGGGCCGTTAG
- the egtE gene encoding ergothioneine biosynthesis PLP-dependent enzyme EgtE, producing the protein MTTLDVLLPHEDLGDSWRAARPRPAGRHLDTAACSRQSNRVLEAVAHHARHEAELGGYVAEATAGDLLQQGRSVLGGLVGMAAADVVFVESAQAALGALLAAWRLPAGARVARLPGEYAPNAAQLRDAGLEAVPMAVDGDGRADVGALGRLLATDPPRLVHLTHVASHRGVVQPAAEVAALCREHGVPLVLDAAQSLGHVDVDLGADVVYSTSRKWLAGPRGVGVLCVRPSVTAQLRPVLPGPADLPPLRALESGEAHVAGRVGLVLAVGEHLAAGPDRVRARLAALGRATREVLDGAAGWRVVEPRDEPTATTTLRPPDGVDVVATRARLLGEHGIVTTAIGVERAPEEMTGPVLRVSPHLDGTVEDLDALAAAL; encoded by the coding sequence GTGACCACGCTCGACGTGCTGCTCCCCCACGAGGACCTCGGCGACTCCTGGCGCGCCGCGCGCCCCCGGCCGGCCGGGCGGCACCTGGACACCGCCGCTTGCAGCCGGCAGAGCAACCGGGTGCTGGAGGCCGTGGCGCACCACGCGCGGCACGAGGCCGAGCTCGGCGGCTACGTCGCCGAGGCGACCGCCGGCGACCTGCTGCAGCAGGGCCGCAGCGTGCTCGGCGGCCTGGTCGGGATGGCCGCCGCCGACGTCGTCTTCGTCGAGTCGGCGCAGGCCGCGCTCGGGGCACTGCTGGCCGCCTGGCGGCTGCCCGCCGGTGCCCGGGTGGCCCGCCTCCCCGGCGAGTACGCGCCCAACGCCGCCCAGCTGCGCGACGCCGGCCTCGAGGCGGTGCCGATGGCCGTGGACGGCGACGGCCGGGCCGACGTCGGGGCGCTGGGCCGGCTGCTGGCCACCGACCCGCCGCGGCTGGTGCACCTCACGCACGTGGCCAGCCACCGCGGCGTCGTCCAGCCCGCCGCGGAGGTCGCCGCGCTGTGCCGCGAGCACGGCGTGCCGCTGGTGCTGGACGCCGCCCAGTCGCTGGGGCACGTCGACGTCGACCTCGGCGCCGACGTCGTCTACTCGACCTCGCGCAAGTGGCTGGCCGGGCCCCGCGGCGTCGGCGTGCTGTGCGTGCGCCCGTCGGTGACCGCGCAGCTGAGGCCGGTGCTGCCCGGCCCGGCCGACCTGCCGCCGCTGCGCGCGCTGGAGAGCGGCGAGGCGCACGTGGCCGGCCGGGTGGGGCTGGTGCTCGCCGTCGGGGAGCACCTGGCCGCCGGACCCGACCGGGTGCGGGCCCGCCTGGCCGCGCTGGGCCGCGCCACGCGCGAGGTGCTCGACGGCGCGGCGGGCTGGCGGGTGGTCGAGCCGCGTGACGAGCCGACGGCCACCACCACGCTGCGCCCGCCGGACGGCGTCGACGTCGTCGCCACCCGCGCCCGGCTGCTCGGCGAGCACGGCATCGTGACGACCGCGATCGGGGTCGAGCGCGCGCCGGAGGAGATGACCGGCCCGGTGCTGCGGGTGTCGCCGCACCTGGACGGCACCGTCGAGGACCTCGATGCCCTCGCCGCCGCCCTCTAA
- a CDS encoding anti-sigma factor, with product MQHCTPEELALAALREPLADDDAAHLAGCAHCRAEVTRLRRPVEALSVPELADPGPPVAPPPGLWAGIAAATGVGAVPRPDVVAASALPAGPVPDVPPVPQSPVPESPERAVTPAGAGVAPVVPLRPRRSRLLLAAAAALVAGLAIGAGAVALGGDDPEDAGVPVADAVLDPLEGSGASGRAAVVERPDGTLVLRVELDADAPREGYLEAWLLDESVSGLIPLGVVRPGTEEFELPAGVDIGEYPVVDVSVEQLDGDPTHSGLSVARGQLDT from the coding sequence GTGCAGCACTGCACGCCTGAGGAGCTGGCGCTGGCCGCCCTCCGCGAGCCGCTCGCCGACGACGACGCCGCGCACCTGGCCGGCTGCGCGCACTGCCGCGCGGAGGTCACCCGGCTGCGCCGCCCGGTCGAGGCGCTGTCGGTGCCGGAGCTGGCCGACCCCGGCCCGCCGGTCGCCCCGCCGCCGGGACTGTGGGCCGGCATCGCCGCGGCCACCGGGGTGGGCGCCGTCCCCCGCCCGGACGTCGTCGCCGCGTCGGCGCTGCCGGCCGGACCGGTGCCCGACGTCCCGCCCGTGCCGCAGTCACCCGTGCCGGAGTCACCGGAGCGGGCCGTGACCCCGGCCGGTGCGGGGGTCGCCCCGGTGGTGCCGCTGCGGCCGCGCCGGTCGCGGCTGCTGCTCGCCGCCGCGGCAGCGCTGGTGGCCGGGCTGGCCATCGGCGCCGGCGCGGTGGCCCTGGGCGGGGACGACCCCGAGGACGCAGGCGTGCCCGTGGCCGACGCCGTCCTCGACCCGCTGGAGGGCAGCGGCGCCTCCGGCCGCGCCGCGGTGGTGGAGCGCCCCGACGGCACGCTGGTCCTCCGGGTCGAGCTGGATGCCGACGCGCCGCGCGAGGGCTACCTCGAGGCCTGGCTGCTCGACGAGTCGGTGTCCGGGCTGATCCCGCTCGGCGTCGTCCGGCCCGGCACCGAGGAGTTCGAGCTGCCCGCCGGGGTGGACATCGGGGAGTACCCGGTCGTCGACGTCTCGGTCGAGCAGCTGGACGGCGACCCGACGCACTCGGGCCTCTCGGTGGCGCGCGGCCAGCTCGACACCTGA
- a CDS encoding sigma-70 family RNA polymerase sigma factor, whose amino-acid sequence MTTEAERAPQGPAGPDDAEVARRFAAGEEQAMAWAYERWAAQVHGMAVRAFGPGPDAEDVTQQTFVSAWTGRAGFRPEQGPLPAWLVGVARHKIADTWARRDRQRRAAEAAAAEARRAPATGPAPVDATVADRVLLLGELDRLGQPQRGIIELAFYADLTHTQIAERTGLPLGTVKSHIRRTLERLRDRLEVDGAALHA is encoded by the coding sequence GTGACCACCGAGGCCGAGCGGGCGCCCCAGGGCCCGGCCGGGCCCGACGACGCCGAGGTCGCCCGGCGCTTCGCCGCCGGCGAGGAGCAGGCGATGGCCTGGGCCTACGAGCGGTGGGCCGCCCAGGTGCACGGCATGGCGGTGCGCGCCTTCGGCCCCGGCCCCGACGCCGAGGACGTCACCCAGCAGACCTTCGTGTCGGCCTGGACCGGCCGCGCCGGGTTCCGCCCCGAGCAGGGCCCGCTGCCGGCCTGGCTGGTCGGCGTGGCCCGCCACAAGATCGCCGACACGTGGGCGCGGCGGGACAGGCAGCGCCGCGCCGCCGAGGCCGCCGCGGCCGAGGCGCGGCGGGCGCCCGCCACCGGACCGGCCCCCGTCGACGCCACCGTCGCCGACCGGGTGCTGCTGCTCGGCGAGCTGGACCGCCTCGGCCAGCCCCAGCGCGGCATCATCGAGCTGGCCTTCTACGCCGACCTCACGCACACGCAGATCGCCGAGCGCACCGGCCTGCCGCTGGGGACCGTCAAGAGCCACATCCGGCGCACCCTCGAGCGCCTGCGCGACCGGTTGGAGGTGGACGGTGCAGCACTGCACGCCTGA